In the Hordeum vulgare subsp. vulgare chromosome 7H, MorexV3_pseudomolecules_assembly, whole genome shotgun sequence genome, one interval contains:
- the LOC123409326 gene encoding sister chromatid cohesion protein PDS5 homolog A — protein MAAVAAQLRELGDKLGSELPAEAGALANLLEQAAECLHGIEQSPGSSVMEAIQPCLTAVARKELLKHQDQDVKVLLATCFCEITRITAPEAPYNDDLLRTIFRLIVGTFGGLADVNSHYFSRRVAILETVARYRACVVMLDLECNDLITDMFRTFLEIVSENHETNVVKSMQTIMALIIDESEVIHQSLLHVLLSALGRKTTGISLSARKLARGVIVQSAGKLEPYIKKFLTSSLAGANSSANGHIDHHEVIFDVYQCAPRVLKVAVPFITGELLADEVEMRSKSVELLGELFSLPGVPVLESFKSLFIEFMKRLTDRVVEIRLSVIEHLKKCLISNHSRPEAPEIIKALCDRLLDYEENVRKQVVAAVCDVACHEFGAVPIETIKLVAERVRDKSLPVKCYTMERLADIYKLYCLKGSDSSTNSDNFEWIPGKILRCIYDKDFRPESIESVLCGSLFPAKFLTKERVKHWVIAATHFDKVEMKALEQILLQKQRLQQEMLKYMSLRQTSQEDAADLQKRILGCFRSMSRLFSDAVKAEEYLNMLHQLKDENIWKMFASLLDCATTFDKAWSIRVDLLNSLGEKHELYDFVSTLSMRCSYLLVNKEYVKEILSAASEQKTTGNTKLISSCMDLLTAISSFFPSLLSGFEEDIIELLKEDNEVLKEGIAHVLSKAGGNIREQLASSSSVALLLERLCLEGTRKQAKYSVHALAAITKDDGLMALSVLYKRLVDLLEEKKVHLPSILQSLGCIAQIAMPIFETRGEEIISFITKKILDCSDDTAKVSADKSEWGDSSHSCLLKIYGIKTLVKSCLPCKDAQVHPEIEKLMDILKSILTYGDISPNMISSASDKAHLRLAAAKAVLRLSRQWDHKVPVDVFYLTLRISQDDFPQMRKLFLSKVHQYIKERALDAKYACAFLIGIDDYRTPQYEEFKHNLIEVSQICQQVKMRQLSVQADVNLLTAYPEYIIPYLVHVLARDPSCPNIEEYEDIKAFGPIYWPLHLLLSTLLGEEGLQYSVPGMKKESFVTTLSILRSIKCSKDVVDANKTKTLHAICDLGILIAKRLCPDQINVSESQMVPLPAQLYATVQDDKNENPVENDEQKWLGCETVLSHFEALMTTNIAEVESPEDKMLIDETDEFGNEIPLGKIVQILKSRGAKKTGGKQEAASVPVNTGKDDDVLGLLREINLDNQDNLGESEKSKPKKPQMDMKEGNEKPVDFSTPKRKRSVSKSRPHSGKGSKDSDELLVHSVSKGKTNDSLENKLKEKRRADSNDKDLVASPTSTKTPVSKGKKDAKSHTEVSRSSAKKSADEDSTMRTAELARHNGSFKRQKPRLVSGLAKCSTPDSSSKDLVGRRIKVWWPLDKEFYPGVVKSYDSAKKLHTVLYDDGDIEQLNMAKEKWKMIESNGSPMKQQKKDHVGSNQERAQETKSTSSMEVPANQHKPIKTSQETKSTSSTKLPANQHKSIKTPSPLKRKGKPKTPPKNKRRKASGGRRSIGATSEAGVIESDSASSLAHSDSDKDVKSDGDKDKEVEVGSAEKEKAEKTENESAEDMELEEKNPDGDSLSGKKESDDETLSVWKKRASQAT, from the exons ATGGCTGCCGTCGCGGCCCAGCTCAGGGAGCTCGGGGACAAGCTCGGCTCCGAGCTGCCGGCCGAGGCCGGCGCGCTCGCCAATCTCCTTGAG CAAGCTGCTGAATGCTTACATGGAATAGAACAGTCACCAGGGTCCTCGGTGATGGAAGCTATCCAACCATGTCTAACAGCAGTTGCCAGAAAAGAATTGCTGAAACATCAGGATCAAGATGTTAAAGTTCTCTTGGCAACCTGCTTCTGTGAGATTACTAGAATAACTGCACCTGAAGCTCCATATAATGATGATCTTTTAAGG ACCATATTTCGTCTGATTGTTGGTACATTTGGTGGACTCGCTGATGTTAATAGCCATTACTTTAGCAGGAGAGTTGCTATTCTGGAAACAGTTGCAAGATACCGGGCATGTGTTGTGATGTTAGACCTTGAATGCAATGATCTCATCACAGACATGTTCCGAACTTTTTTAGAAATCGTCAG TGAAAATCATGAAACAAATGTTGTGAAATCAATGCAGACAATTATGGCCCTTATTATAGATGAGAGCGAGGTTATACATCAAAGCCTTCTACATGTACTGTTATCAGCTTTAGGCCGTAAAACAACT GGTATTTCTTTATCTGCACGTAAGCTGGCTCGGGGTGTTATAGTGCAATCTGCAGGAAAACTCGAACCATACATAAAGAAGTTTCTCACATCATCCTTGGCTGGGGCCAACAGTTCTGCAAATGGTCACATTGATCACCATGAGGTCATATTTGATGTGTATCAGTGTGCTCCAAGGGTTCTTAAAGTGGCGGTGCCTTTTATAACTGGGGAACTACTG GCGGATGAAGTAGAAATGCGGTCTAAATCAGTTGAGTTGCTTGGGGAACTTTTTTCTTTACCTGGAGTCCCTGTATTGGAATCTTTTAAGTCTCTTttcattgagttcatgaagagatTGACTGACAGAGTGGTAGAAATCCGTCTTTCTGTGATCGAGCATTTAAAGAAATGTCTAATCTCAAACCATTCCCGTCCCGAAGCTCCTGAGATTATCA AGGCACTTTGTGACAGACTGTTGGATTACGAAGAAAATGTACGAAAACAAGTTGTGGCTGCTGTTTGTGATGTAGCTTGCCATGAATTTGGTGCTGTGCCAATTGAAACTATCAAACTAGTAGCCGAGCGTGTCCGTGATAAATCG CTTCCAGTGAAGTGCTACACCATGGAGCGTTTGGCTGATATCTACAAGCTGTATTGCCTGAAGGGTTCTGATAGTTCGACTAATTCTGATAATTTTGAGTGGATACCTGGAAAAATATTGAGATGTATTTACGACAAAGATTTTAG GCCTGAGTCAATTGAATCAGTCCtatgtggctcattatttccagcaAAGTTTCTGACAAAGGAAAGAGTGAAACATTGGGTAATTGCTGCCACACATTTTGATAAAGTCGAGATGAAAGCTCTTGAACAGATTCTACTGCAAAAGCAAAG ACTGCAACAAGAAATGCTGAAGTACATGTCCCTTCGACAGACAAGCCAG GAAGATGCAGCTGATCTGCAAAAAAGAATCTTGGGATGTTTTCGGAGCATGTCCCGTTTGTTCAGTGACGCGGTAAAGGCTGAGGAGTACTTGAACATGCTTCATCAGCTGAAAGATGAAAACATCTGGAAAATGTTCGCAAGTTTGCTTGATTGCGCAACAACATTCGATAAAGCTTGGTCTATTCGG GTTGATTTGCTCAACTCACTTGGTGAAAAACATGAACTGTATGATTTTGTCAGCACACTATCAATGCGATGTTCGTATCTACTTGTGAATAAGGAATATGTCAAAGAGATCTTGTCTGCAGCTTCTGAGCAAAAAACTACTGGGAATACAAAACTCATCTCATCATGCATGGATCTTCTGACG GCAATATCTAGTTTCTTCCCTTCACTTTTATCTGGATTCGAAGAAGATATCATTGAACTTCTGAAGGAGGATAATGAAGTTCTTAAAGAGGGCATTGCTCATGTTTTATCGAAAGCTGGCGGTAACATTCGTGAACAACTGGCCTCATCAAG CTCTGTTGCTCTTCTGTTAGAGCGGCTATGTTTAGAGGGCACAAGGAAGCAGGCTAAATACTCTGTTCATGCTTTAGCTGCTATAACTAAAGATGATGGTCTGATGGCACTATCTGTTCTTTACAAG AGGCTTGTGGATTTGTTGGAGGAGAAGAAAGTTCATTTACCTTCTATCTTGCAATCTTTGGGGTGTATAGCTCAGATAGCGATGCCAATTTTTGAAACAAGGGGGGAAGAGATAATAAGTTTCATAACCAAAAAGATTCTTGACTGCAGTGAT GATACGGCTAAAGTTTCTGCTGACAAATCTGAATGGGGTGATAGTTCGCATAGTTGTTTGTTAAAG ATTTATGGCATTAAAACTTTGGTAAAGAGCTGTCTACCTTGCAAAGATGCTCAAGTGCATCCTGAAATAGAAAAATTAATGGACATCCTTAAGAGCATTCTTACATATGGTGATATTTCCCCAAACATGATATCAAG TGCTAGTGATAAGGCCCATCTGAGGCTGGCTGCAGCGAAAGCTGTTCTCCGCTTATCAAGGCAATGGGACCATAAAGTGCCTGTTGATGTGTTTTATTTGACACTAAGGATTTCACAg GATGATTTTCCTCAAATGAGGAAGTTGTTTCTCAGTAAAGTACATCAATACATCAAGGAGAGGGCTTTGGATGCAAAATATGCCTGTGCCTTCTTGATAGGCATAGACGATTATCGTACACCACAGTACGAAGAG TTCAAGCACAACCTGATCGAAGTGTCACAGATATGCCAACAAGTTAAGATGCGTCAACTATCTGTCCAAGCAGATGTGAATTTGCTGACTGCTTACCCAGAATATATTATTCCATATTTGGTTCATGTCCTCGCTCGTGATCCTTCATGCCCTAACATTGAGGAATATGAGGATATCAAAGCATTTGGTCCAATTTACTG GCCATTGCATCTACTTCTTTCAACCCTCCTGGGAGAAGAAGGTTTGCAGTATAGTGTACCTGGTATGAAAAAGGAGAGTTTCGTGACAACATTATCTATATTGAGAAGCATCAAATGTTCGAAAGATGTGGTCGATGCAAATAAGACCAAG ACTCTACATGCTATATGTGATCTTGGTATTCTTATTGCAAAGAGGTTATGTCCGGACCAGATAAATGTATCCGAAAGTCAGATGGTTCCATTGCCTGCACAACTTTATGCGACAGTTCAGGATGACAAAAATGAAAACCCTGTG GAGAATGATGAACAGAAGTGGTTGGGATGTGAGACTGTACTGTCCCATTTCGAGGCTCTTATGACAACAAATATTGCTGAG GTTGAATCTCCCGAAGATAAGATGCTCATAGATGAGACCGATGAATTTGGTAATGAGATCCCTCTAGGGAAAATTGTCCAAATTCTTAAATCCCGAGGAGCAAAAAAGACGGGGGGGAAACAGGAGGCAGCATCTGTTCCAGTAAATACTGGAAAAGATGATGATGTCTTGGGTTTGTTAAGAGAAATAAACCTGGATAACCAGGACAATCTGGGGGAGTCGGAAAAGAGCAAACCAAAGAAGCCACAGATGGATATGAAAGAGGGCAACGAGAAGCCAGTAGATTTTTCGACACCAAAGCGCAAAAGATCAGTTTCTAAGAGTAGACCACACTCAGGAAAAGGCAGTAAAGACAGTGATGAGCTTTTAGTGCATTCTGTCAGCAAAGGAAAAACCAACGACTCTTTAGAAAACAAGTTGAAGGAGAAAAGAAGAGCTGACTCAAATGATAAGGACTTGGTAGCCTCACCTACCAGTACCAAAACCCCTGTATCGAAAGGGAAAAAGGATGCTAAGTCCCATACTGAAGTCTCGCGTAGCAGTGCAAAG AAGTCTGCCGATGAGGACAGTACTATGAGAACTGCTGAACTGGCTAGACACAATGGGTCCTTCAAAAGACAGAAGCCAAGACTGGTTTCTGGTTTAGCAAAG TGTTCAACGCCTGACTCGAGCAGTAAGGACTTGGTAGGACGTAGAATAAAAGTTTGGTGGCCTTTGGATAAGGA ATTTTATCCAGGTGTTGTGAAATCTTATGATTCAGCAAAGAAGCTTCATACA GTCTTATATGATGATGGAGATATTGAGCAGCTTAACATGGCTAAAGAAAAGTGGAAAATGATTGAAAGTAATGGTTCACCAATGAAG CAGCAAAAGAAGGATCATGTAGGTTCAAATCAAGAACG AGCACAGGAGACGAAATCTACCAGCAGCATGGAAGTTCCAGCTAACCAACATAAGCCAATAAAGAC ATCACAGGAGACGAAATCTACCAGCAGCACGAAACTTCCAGCTAACCAACATAAGTCAATAAAGAC GCCCTCACCtctaaagaggaaaggaaaaccaaAAACGCCGCCGAAAAACAAACGTAGAAAGGCATCAGGAGGTAGACGGTCCATTGGAGCTACCAGCGAAGCTGGTGTTATTGAGTCAGATTCAGCCAGTTCTCTCGCTCATTCAGATTCCGACAAAGATGTAAAATCAG ATGGCGACAAGGATAAAGAGGTAGAGGTTGGCTCAGCTGAGAAAGAAAAGGCAGAAAAAACAGAGAACGAGTCTGCAGAAGATATGGAGTTGGAAGAGAAAAACCCTGATGGCGACAGTTTGAGCGGCAAGAAGGAATCTGATGACGAAACTCTT AGTGTCTGGAAAAAGCGTGCATCGCAAGCGACATAG